The Streptomyces sp. NBC_00454 DNA segment GTCACCGCCCACGTCCGCGCCGGTCCCGGCGGGCAGGTAGCGGGACGCCACCTCGATCGCCTCCTGGCTCGGCAGTCGCTGCGGCAGCAGGCTGCGCTGCAGGGTCAGCGCCGTGGTGCGCTCGCGCGAGTACCGGCGGGCGTTGTCGACGGCGACCGCCGCCTTGGCGGTCAGCTCCTCGGCGAGGATCAGGTCGTCGGCGGTGAAGGCCTCGGGCCGGTCACGGCGGGAGAACGCGACGACGCCGAGCAGCGCGCCGCGCGCCCGCAGCGGCACGGTGATCCGGCCGGTCAACCCGTCCCCGGCGATGGACCCGTCGATCACCGGGTTGCCCGGTGGCCAGTGGGCCGGGTCGGCGGCGAGCCCGGGGCCGAAGGCCCATTCGCCGCCCTGGCCCGGCTCGGCAGCGAGCTCGACCGTGGACCTGCCGGTGGCCATGCAGCGGGCGGCGACGGAACCGGGGGCGTGGCTGACCCGAGTCGTGGGCCCGGGCTCCCCGGCGGTGTCCCGCTTCGCGCCGTGATGGGCGGCACGGCTGAGCGCGATGCTCTCACCGGGGGCGAACGCGGACGCGGAAGGCGGTTCCTCTCCGCGCAGCACCTCGTCGAAGAGATCGACGCTGACGAGGTCGGCGAATCCCGGCACCGGGGTCCTGGCCAGTTCCCTGGCGGTGCCGATCACGTCGAGTGTCCGGCCGATGCCGCCGCTGGCCTTGTTGAGGAGGAGCAGGCGTTGCCGGGCCCAGTACTCGGCGCTCATGTCGAATCCCCAATTGGCGACCGCGCGGACCCTGCCCTCGGCATCTCGGACGGGCCACATGCTGGTGGCCCAGGCGTTGGCGTAGTTGCTGCCGAGCGGACGGAAGACGGTGATGAGACGTGCGGGCTCGCCCGTCCTCGCCACCTCGGAGAGCCGGTCGGTGTAGGCCATGTCGTCCAGTTCGGGGAACAGCTCGCGGTACTTCTCACCGAGCACCTGCTCCTCGGAGTGCGCCATCACCCGGCACGCGGAGGCGTTGACCCACAAGAACCTCAGCTCGGGGTCGTAGACGCCCAGAGCGAAGGGGCACTGCTCGAAGGCCCGGTCGGCGATCACCGGGCGGCGTCCCCAAGGCTGGGCGGTCACCACGTGGCCCAGCGCACGGCCGTCCGCGCCGCGCAGCGGATGGGCCGTCAGCACGGCGTCCACCGTGGAACCGTCCCTGTGGCGCAGCGGGACGACTCCGGTGAGGCCGGAGCCGATGCCGTGGTGCTCGGGGAAGCCGGGTGGGCGACCGGCGATCAGATCGGTCACGGGCCGCCCCACGGTCTCCTCCGCCGTCCAGCCCAGTAGCAGCCGCCCGCCCTC contains these protein-coding regions:
- a CDS encoding SpoIIE family protein phosphatase translates to MAAEQDAPTATVVVDPDGMVSGWSEGGRLLLGWTAEETVGRPVTDLIAGRPPGFPEHHGIGSGLTGVVPLRHRDGSTVDAVLTAHPLRGADGRALGHVVTAQPWGRRPVIADRAFEQCPFALGVYDPELRFLWVNASACRVMAHSEEQVLGEKYRELFPELDDMAYTDRLSEVARTGEPARLITVFRPLGSNYANAWATSMWPVRDAEGRVRAVANWGFDMSAEYWARQRLLLLNKASGGIGRTLDVIGTARELARTPVPGFADLVSVDLFDEVLRGEEPPSASAFAPGESIALSRAAHHGAKRDTAGEPGPTTRVSHAPGSVAARCMATGRSTVELAAEPGQGGEWAFGPGLAADPAHWPPGNPVIDGSIAGDGLTGRITVPLRARGALLGVVAFSRRDRPEAFTADDLILAEELTAKAAVAVDNARRYSRERTTALTLQRSLLPQRLPSQEAIEVASRYLPAGTGADVGGDWFDVIPLSGARVALVVGDVVGHGLHASASMGRLRTAVRTLADVDLPPDELLTHLDDLVLHLSSDLQPAGQSEATGEFGATCLYSVYDPVSRRFTMASAGHPLPLIISPDGTRPPVHAQPGPPLGIGGLPFEATELELAEGSLLALYTDGLVASRERDVDQGIAELQRVLDHRATSMEALCDTVMDAMLPERRTDDTALLLARTHALDPHHVADWDVEPDPSQVPRVRKFAVEQVDAWGLEEASFVTELVVSELVTNAIRYGEPPIRLRLIRDASLICEVSDASNTAPHLRRARTFDEGGRGLLLVAQLTQGWGTRQTTSGKTIWCAQALH